A segment of the Agromyces sp. H17E-10 genome:
TCTCGGAACACCGCACCGGTCGCGTGGGCGTACTCGCGTGCGACGCCGCGGATCGAGAACGCGTAGCCGCGGTCGGGCGTGACGTTGATCTCGATCGCCGCGTCGTCGAGGCCGAGCAGCGTGATCGCGTCGGAGCCGACGGGCGCGTCGATGCCGAGCGTCGAGAGGCGCAGGATGCCGTCGTGGTCGTCGCCCAGCCCGAGCTCGCGAGCCGAGGCGATCATGCCGTCGGAGACGTGCCCGTAGGTCTTGCGCGCGGCGATCGGGAACGGCCCGGGCAGCACGGCGCCCGGCAGCGTCACGACGACCTTGTCGCCGGGGAAGAAGTTGCGGGCGCCGCACACGATGCCGTGCACGGCGTCACCGCCGTCGGCCGCGGTCTCGCCGTCGGGTGCGACCCGCACCTGGCACCAGCGGATGGTCTTGCCGTTGGTCTGGGGCTCTTCGACGAACTCGAGCACCTCGCCCACGACGATCGGGCCCTCGAGCTCGAACGTGTGCACGTCTTCTTCTTCGAGGCCGACCTTCACGAGGGCGGCGTGGACGTCTTCGGGCGTCGTGCCCGGCACGAGCTCGACGTACTCGGCGAGCCAGCTGAGGGGTACTCGCATCTGATCAGACCACCATTCCGAACTGCTGGGAGAAGCGGACGTCTCCCTCGACCATTTCGCGCATGTCCTGCACGTCGTTGCGGAGCATCAGGCCGCGTTCGATGCCCATGCCGAACGCGAAGCCCGTGTAGACCTCGGGGTCGATGCCCGCAGCCTTGAGCACGTTCGGGTGCATCATGCCGCAGCCGCCCCACTCGATCCAGCGGGCGCCGCCCTTGAACGTCGGGTGCCAGAAGTCGAGCTCGGCGCTCGGCTCGGTGAACGGGAAGAAGCTCGGGCGCAGGCGGATCTTCGCCTCGTCGCCGAAGATCGACTTCACGAAGTGGTCGAGCGTGCCCTTGAGGTGCGCCATCGTGAGGCCCTTGTCGACCGCGACGCCCTCGAACTGCATGAACACCGGAAGGTGCGTGGCGTCGAACTCGTCGGTGCGGTAGACGCGCCCCGGCGCGAGCACGTAGAGCGGCAGGTCGCGCTCGAGCATCGACCGGATCTGCACGGGGCTCGTGTGCGTGCGCATCACGAGGTGCGCCTCGGGCGGGTCGACGAAGAACGTGTCCTGCATCGCGCGGGCCGGGTGGTCGGCGTCGAAGTTGAGCGCGTCGAAGTTGAACCACTCGCTCTCGACCTCGGGGCCCTCCGCGATCTCCCAGCCCATGCCGGTGAACACGTCGCACACCCGGTCCTGCAACAGGGCGAGGGGATGCCGCGCGCCGGACTCGAACCGCGACGGCAGTGCCGTGACGTCGACGGTCTCGGCGACGAGCTGGGCGGCCGCCTCGGCCTCGACGATCTCGGCCTCGCGCGCGGCGAACGCCTGGTTGACGCGGCCGCGTGCACCGCCGACGAGCTTGCCGAGGGCGGCCTTCTGTTCGGCCGGCACGTTGCGCAGCTCGGCGTTCAGGAGCGCGAGCGGCGACTTCTCGCCGGTGTGCTCGGTGCGAACGGTCTTCAGCGCGGCGGAGTCGCCGGCCGACGCGATGGCCGCGAGGGCCGCGTCGACCGCGGACTGGACCGCGGACTCGGTGATTTCGAGGGGTTCTGGCACGAGAACCGAGTCTACCGGCGACGCGGGACGGCGCGTGGCGCGTCACGGCGCAACCGATGTCGCTGCGTCGTGCCTGCGCTCAGCCGCGCAGACCACCGCCCGTTCCCTCGCCTCCCCCGATCGAGTCGAGACCGGCTCGCACTGCCACCGCCCGCGTGGTGGTGATGTTCTCGTCGAGCAGATCGGCGGTGACGACCATCCGGTTGGTGCGGCGAAGCCGCCGCTCCACGCGGTAGGCGATGTAGGAGAGGATGAGGCAGAGCACGATGTAGATCGTTCCGACGATGATCGTCGCGGGCACGATCGGCGAACCGTACGTCGACTGCGAGCCGATGTACCGGGCGTAGAACAGCAGCTCCTCGTAGGTGATGATGTAGCCGAGCGCCGTGTCCTTCAGCGTCACGACGAGCTGGGCGATGATGACCGGCATCATCGCTCGGATCGCCTGCGGCAGCAGGATCAGTCGCATCACTCCGGACTTCCGGAGCCCGATCGCGTAGCCCGCCTCGGACTGGCCCTTCGGCAGGGACTCGACACCCGCACGGAAGACCTCGGCGAGCACCGAGCCGTTGTAGGCGATGAGCGCGATGACGACGGCCCAGTACGGGTCCATGCGGACCCCGACGACGGGTAGGCCGTAGTACAGCAGGAACATGAACACGAGCACGGGGATCGCACGAAGCACCTCGACGATCGCGCCGACGGGGCGGCGGAGCCAGGTGTGGTCGGAGAGCCGGCCGATCGCGAGGACGAACCCGAGGACGAGCG
Coding sequences within it:
- a CDS encoding amino acid ABC transporter permease, yielding MSSVLYDVPGPRAIVRNRILGVVTVIVVVAILGFILWRLWVTGQFTAAKWDAFTYTNVWVQIGIATLNTLAAFGVAAIGALVLGFVLAIGRLSDHTWLRRPVGAIVEVLRAIPVLVFMFLLYYGLPVVGVRMDPYWAVVIALIAYNGSVLAEVFRAGVESLPKGQSEAGYAIGLRKSGVMRLILLPQAIRAMMPVIIAQLVVTLKDTALGYIITYEELLFYARYIGSQSTYGSPIVPATIIVGTIYIVLCLILSYIAYRVERRLRRTNRMVVTADLLDENITTTRAVAVRAGLDSIGGGEGTGGGLRG
- the pheS gene encoding phenylalanine--tRNA ligase subunit alpha, with protein sequence MPEPLEITESAVQSAVDAALAAIASAGDSAALKTVRTEHTGEKSPLALLNAELRNVPAEQKAALGKLVGGARGRVNQAFAAREAEIVEAEAAAQLVAETVDVTALPSRFESGARHPLALLQDRVCDVFTGMGWEIAEGPEVESEWFNFDALNFDADHPARAMQDTFFVDPPEAHLVMRTHTSPVQIRSMLERDLPLYVLAPGRVYRTDEFDATHLPVFMQFEGVAVDKGLTMAHLKGTLDHFVKSIFGDEAKIRLRPSFFPFTEPSAELDFWHPTFKGGARWIEWGGCGMMHPNVLKAAGIDPEVYTGFAFGMGIERGLMLRNDVQDMREMVEGDVRFSQQFGMVV